The following proteins are encoded in a genomic region of Corylus avellana chromosome ca4, CavTom2PMs-1.0:
- the LOC132177716 gene encoding galactoside 2-alpha-L-fucosyltransferase-like: protein MDLKALRRQSSPSKPAGLPRTLRAARVAFTKSGFTTMKLLKILAASLVALPVLVTLMLILRNPPADRIAGLAEARALERVAHNGTSLGFGSADVSSQPTDTLQDKLLDGLLAPGFDEESCLSRYQSSLYRKNPLHKPSSYLLSRLRSYEDLHKRCGPYTKSYNRTLEQLKSGHNASSTECKYLVWISFSGLGNRILTLASAFLYAILTNRVLLVDPGKDMADLFCEPFPEKSWLLPTDFSLKDQFNTFDQKSHYSYGNMLKNNILNSSTETLPSHLYLYLAHDYDDQDKLFFCDQDQALLRRVPWLVMKTDNYFVPSLFLIPSFEQELSKLFPQKEAVFHHLGRYLFHPSNHVWGLITRYYQAYLANADERIGIQIRVFDTGSGPSQYVMDQILACTLKEKVLPEVDRSRPIVSPLGKRNLKAVLITSLSSGYFENVRNMYWEHPTVTGEVVGVYQPSHEEFQQTQKHLHNRKAWAEMYLLSLTDVLVTSAWSTFGYVAQGLGGLKPWLLYKPENQTAPDPACRQLMSMEPCFHAPPFYDCKAKTGIDTGTLVPHVRHCEDMSWGLKLVDGHNEL from the exons ATGGATCTGAAAGCGCTCAGGAGGCAATCATCTCCATCGAAGCCCGCAGGTCTACCACGAACTCTCCGAGCCGCCCGAGTCGCATTTACAAAATCTGGGTTCACTACGATGAAGCTGTTGAAGATCTTGGCTGCTTCTTTGGTGGCACTCCCGGTTCTTGTCACCCTCATGCTCATTCTTCGGAACCCACCGGCCGATCGCATCGCTGGCTTAGCTGAAGCCAGGGCTTTGGAAAGAGTAGCTCACAACGGCACGTCATTGGGTTTTG GTTCGGCAGATGTTTCCTCTCAACCTACTGACACACTTCAAGACAAACTGCTTGATGGGCTTCTTGCTCCAGGGTTTGATGAGGAATCTTGCTTAAGCAGGTACCAATCCAGTTTATATCGAAAAAATCCACTCCACAAACCCTCTTCTTATCTCCTTTCAAGACTACGGAGTTATGAAGATCTCCACAAACGCTGTGGACCCTATACCAAATCATACAACAGAACACTAGAACAACTCAAGTCTGGCCATAATGCTAGTTCTACAGAGTGCAAGTATCTTGTGTGGATATCTTTCAGTGGCTTGGGTAACAGGATTCTAACCCTGGCATCAGCATTCCTTTATGCAATCCTCACTAATAGGGTCCTGCTTGTTGACCCAGGAAAGGACATGGCTGATCTTTTCTGTGAGCCATTTCCAGAGAAGTCTTGGTTATTGCCGACTGACTTCTCCCTCAAAGATCAATTCAACACATTTGATCAGAAATCTCATTATTCTTATGGGAACATGCTGAAGAATAACATCTTAAATTCTTCAACAGAAACACTTCCATCACATTTATATCTTTATTTAGCTCATGACTATGACGACCAAGATAAGCTCTTTTTCTGTGATCAAGATCAAGCTCTACTCCGTCGAGTCCCTTGGTTGGTAATGAAAACAGATAACTACTTTGTCCCATCTCTCTTCTTGATCCCCTCTTTTGAGCAAGAACTCAGCAAATTATTCCCACAGAAAGAAGCTGTTTTCCACCACTTAGGTCGGTATCTTTTCCACCCTTCAAATCATGTGTGGGGACTAATTACGAGGTACTATCAAGCCTACTTAGCCAATGCAGATGAGAGGATTGGGATTCAAATAAGAGTTTTTGACACGGGAAGCGGTCCCTCCCAATATGTGATGGATCAAATTTTAGCATGTACTCTAAAGGAGAAAGTGCTGCCAGAAGTAGATAGGAGCAGACCCATTGTCAGCCCACTGGGAAAGCGAAACTTGAAAGCTGTCCTGATAACATCTTTAAGTTCTGGGTACTTTGAGAATGTAAGAAACATGTACTGGGAACACCCAACAGTAACTGGGGAGGTGGTTGGGGTTTACCAGCCAAGCCATGAAGAGTTTCAACAGACACAGAAGCATTTGCACAACAGGAAGGCATGGGCAGAAATGTATCTCCTCAGCTTGACTGATGTATTGGTCACAAGTGCATGGTCAACGTTTGGCTATGTGGCTCAAGGTCTTGGAGGTTTGAAGCCATGGCTTCTCTACAAGCCTGAAAATCAGACAGCCCCTGATCCAGCTTGTCGTCAACTCATGTCAATGGAGCCTTGTTTTCATGCTCCCCCATTTTATGATTGCAAGGCAAAGACAGGAATTGATACAGGTACACTTGTTCCTCATGTGAGACATTGTGAGGATATGAGCTGGGGCTTAAAATTGGTAGATGGTCACAATGAGTTATAG
- the LOC132178773 gene encoding uncharacterized protein LOC132178773, translating to MAAILRSAGGSMSCALGLRRLSHVMALASPLDGVIHRGVTSPPCVLPEFDQNRDDNNNIGFGLDFPSFPYGGSMELMAVPKKKTSPHKRGIRNGPKALKPIPVIVRCKGCGRVKLPHFFCCSGIRGNVGEQDDSTR from the exons ATGGCGGCGATTCTAAGGAGCGCTGGTGGGAGTATGAGCTGCGCGTTAGGGCTTCGGAGATTGAGCCACGTCATGGCCCTGGCTTCGCCGTTAGATGGGGTCATTCACCGTGGGGTCACATCTCCACCGTGCGTTTTGCCTGAGTTCGATCAAAACCGTGACGACAACAACAACATTGGATTCGGATTGGATTTCCCGAGTTTTCCTTATGGTGGATCTATGGAGCTTATGGCTGTTCCCAAAAAGAAG ACTTCTCCCCATAAGAGAGGCATAAGAAATGGACCGAAGGCTTTAAAACCTATTCCTGTGATAGTGCGGTGCAA GGGCTGTGGTCGGGTCAAGCTGCCACACTTCTTCTGTTGCAGTGGAATTAGGGGAAATGTTGGTGAGCAAGATGATTCAACCAGATGA